TAGAACTCGCCGTCCTTGGCCGCGTGCTCGGGCACGGGAATGTCGAACCGCTTCACGAACGCGGCCAGCGCGTCGTCGGCCAGCTTCTTCTCGCTGTGCGTGGCGTTGCGCGACTGCGCCGTGCCCAGGCCGAAGCCCTTCACGGTCTTCGCCAGGATCACCGTCGGCCCGCCCTTGTGCTCGGTCGCCCGCTTGTAGGCGTTGTAGACCTTCTGCGGATCGTGCCCGCCGCGGTGCAGCAGCTCGAGCTGCGCGTCGGTGTAGTCCTTCACCAGCTCCAGCAGCTCGGGATACTTGCCGAAGAACTCCTTGCGCAGATATGCGCCGTCCTTGGCCTTGTAGGTCTGGTAGTCGCCGTCGACGCACTCTTCCATCCGGCGCAGCAGCAGCCCGGTGTGGTCGCGGGCAAACAGCTCATCCCAGTCGCCGCCCCAGATGACCTTGATGACGTTCCAGCCCGCGCCGCGGAAGACGCCCTCCAGCTCGTCGATGATGCGCTTGTTGCCGCGCACCGGCCCGTCCAGCCGCTGCAAATTGCAGTTCACCACGAAGATCAGGTTGTCCAGCTTCTCGCGTGTGCCCAGCGAGATCGCGCCCAGCGTATCCACCTCGTCCGTCTCGCCGTCGCCGATAAACGCCCAGATCTTGCGGTCGGTCTTCTCGATTAGCTTGCGGTTCTCGAGGTAGCGCATGAACCGCGCCTGGTAGATCGCATTCAGCGGCCCAATACCCATCGAGACGGTGGGGAAGCTCCAGTAATCCTTCATCAGCCAGGGGTGCGGATAGCTCGAAAGGCCCGGCTCGCCGCGAAGCTCGTGGCGGAAGTTCTTCAGTCGCGACTCGTCAAAGCGGCCCTCGAGGAACGAGCGAGCGTAGACGCCCGGCGAGGAGTGGCCCTGGAAGTAGACGAAGTCGCCCGGCTGATTGCCGTAGCTGGCCCGGAAGAAGTGGTTGAAGCCCACCTCCAGCAGCGTCGCCAACGACGAGTACGTCGAGATGTGTCCGCCGATACCGGCGTCGTACTTGTTCTGCTTATGCACCATCGCCATCGCGTTCCAGCGGATGAGCGATTCGACCCGTGTCTCGAGCGCGCGGTCGCCGGGGTAGGGAACCTCGTCGTGCTTCGGAATGGTGTTCCGGTACGGCGTCGTCATCTCGGTGGCGACGGGCACACCGGCCTCGCCCGCCCGCTGCCTGAGCGCCGAGATCAGTTCGGCTCCATGCTCCCAGTCGTTCGCGACTACTTCGTCGAACGCCTCAATCCACTCCGCAACCTCTGCGGTAAAGTCCTGCTGGGCGGCTACATCAAGCTTTGTTGTCATGGGCGTATCCGGTTCTCGCTTGCTTCAGGTTTATGACGACGTGTGTCGTCCCAATAAAGATAGTTGTATTTAAGGGAAAAATCACGTCGCCGAAAGTTCATTCCGATCATACGCCGGAACCCGGACTAAATTCGACCTGTATTCATCCCGGATTTTGGTCTCCGGCTGTTCTATGGTCAGACCATTGCTGCACGCAGGCCAAGGTCAAGGCCAGCAAGATCGAGCCGAACCAGCAGTACCAGCCGGTCAGGGGGTGAATCATATACGAAAGAAAGACGCCACCCTCGTCCTCGTGATAGGGCTGCACCCTCAATTGAAAAGTTTGCAAAGCGAAGATCACGGCTAAAGCAAGGCAGAGTATGGCTTCGCCCGTCCTCCGAAACAGAATCAAAATGCAGCCCACCAAGAGGAGAGGGTTCGCGAGAACGGCAAAATTGCCAAGAAGGGGACCAAGTAGTCCGCCAAGGGCCATCTGCTTACCCGTTTTGACTACGTAGCCTGCGGGAATCATGGCGTTTCTCGGACCGGCAGTAGACATTCGCCTAAAGAGAATCGCCGGTTGCTGAAGCGATAGAGCAAAGAGCGCAGTCACGCCGATCAGAGCGAGCGTTGTCCGGAAGGTAGGCAGGCGCATACGGTCTATCAGTATAGGGGACTACATTTGGGACTAAGATGATCAGCCGCGTGCTTTTCCCCCCTAATCACAAATCTGTGCCGGGAAGAATGTTAGCCTGGCCTCAACCGAAGAGGACCCCGCCATGAACGCAGCCGTCGTCACCACCTTCACCGCGCCTCCCAGCTTCACCACCTTCGCCGACCCCACACCGCAGCAGGAAGAAAAGCTCGTCAAGGTCCTCGCCGCCGGACTCCACCCCATCGTCCGCTCTCTGGCCAACGGAAGCCACTACGGCAGCACCGGCCAGTTCCCCTTCATCCCCGGCGTCGACGGAGTAGGACGCCTCGAAGACGGCACCCGCGTCTACTTCGGCGGAGTCCGCTCGCCCTTCGGCACCATGGCCGAGCTGGCGCTCGCCTCCCCGGCCATGTGCCTGACGCTGCCCGACGCGCTCGATGACGCCACCTGCGCGGGCATCGCTAACCCGGCCATGTCCGGCTGGGTCGCGCTCACGGCACGGGCAAAGTTCGTGGCGGGCGAGACGGTCCTGATCCTCGGAGCCACCGGCAGCGCTGGTCAGATGGCCGTGCAGATCGCCAAGCGCCTCGGCGCGGCCCGCGTGATCGCCGCCGGACGCAACCCGCAGGCGCTCGAGGAGCTGAAGTCGCTCGGCGCGGACGCCGTTATCTCGCTCGACCAGCCCCACGACGCCCTGGTCGAGAACATTCGCAGCGAGTGGGCCGTCAACGGCGTAAACGTGGTGCTCGACTACCTCTGGGGACCACCCGCCGAGGCCGTCTTCGAGGCAATCGCCCAGAAGGGCCTCCAGCACGCGACCTCCCGGGTGCGCCACGTGCAGATCGGCGAGAGCGCCGGAAGAAAAATCTCCCTCCCCGGCTCTCTCCTGCGCAGCACTGCGCTCGAGATCCTGGGCAGCGGCTTCGGCAGCGCCTCCTTCGACCAGATCCGCCAGGCCGTCACCGAGTTCTTCGCCGCAGCCGCCGTCAAACCCTTCCACTTCGAGGTAAAGTCAGCCCCGCTCAGTGACGTCGCCGCTCTCTGGAACACCAAAGAGCAGGGAGCCCGCCTCGTCTTCCTGCCCTGAGAGCAAGTCAAAGAGGAACATTCCATGAGGCTTATTTTCATCTATGGATTACCCGCGACTGGCAAGCTCACGGTTGCGCAGGAGTTATCGAAGCGGACTGGTTACAAGCTCTTTCACAATCACCTTGTAGTCGATCTCCTGCTTTCGACGTTCGAGTTCGGCAGCGCGCCCTTCGTAGAACTGCGCGAGGAGATATGGCTTTCGGTCTTCAGCCAAGCCTGCCGTAGTCAGTTGCCGGGTTTGATCTTCACCTTCAATCCGGAGAGAACGGTGCGGCCGAAGTTCGTTGAGCAGACGGTGGACATCGTCACCGGATACGGCGGACAGGTGGATTTTGTCGAGCTGGCCTGTCCGCTCGACGAGTTGAAACGCCGGATCGATAGCCCTTCACGATTGCAGTATCGAAAGCTAAGCTCTCTCCCCCTGTTTGAGAAGTTGCAGGCTGCCGGAGAGTTCGATACATCGCACATGCCAAAGCCCAGTCTCACAATCGACACGAGCCGCAACAGTCCGATTGAAGCCGCAGCACAGATAAGCGGCACACTCAATCTCAGCTTCCTCAGCGAGGTTGCGTCAGGAACACCGCAAAAGAATCAAGGCGGATTAAAGCCAGACTATTCTGGTTTTTAGTCCGCCTTGATCCCTTTATCCGCGTCAGGCTTCCCCCTGAAAGGGTACGGTTCTAAACGGATTTTAAGTGGAGTAGTCCGCGTTGATCTTCACGTACTCTTCCGTCAGGTCGCAGGTCAGGAAGGTGCAGCTCGCCTCGCCCTGGCCCAGATCGAGCGTGATGGTGTACTCCCGTGCCAGCATCACCTGGTGCGCCGCGGCCTCGTTGTAGAGCGGCGACCGCACTCCGTTCTCGAAGACCGGCTCCGCGCCGATCCATATCCTCGTCGCAGCCGGATCGAGCGCCACTCCCGACCGTCCCGCGGCGGCCAGCAGCCGTCCCCAGTTCGGGTCCGCGCTCGACCACGCCGTCTTGCACAGCGGCGAGTGGGCGATGGTCTGGGCCACGGCCTTGGCGTCCGCATAGCTGGCCGCACCGTTGATCTGTAACGTCACCACGTGGCCGACGCCTTCGCCGTCATCGACGATCTGGTGCGCGAGGCTGCCGCAGACCAGCCGCAGGGCGTTCGCAAACGCCACCGAAACCCGCTCGTCCAGCCCAACCCCGCTGGCCCCGCTGGCCAGTAGCAGCACCGTATCGTTGGTCGAAGTGTCACCGTCAATCGAGATGCTGTTGAAACTGCTCTCGACCGCCGGTTCCATCATCTCGCGCAGGTCAGTCGGCTGCGCAACCAGGTCGGTAAAAAGGTAGACCAGCATGGTCGCGTGCGGTGGCCCCAGTTGCGGATAGATCATCCCCGCGCCCTTGGCCGCGCCGAAGATATACACCGGCCCGTCGTCCGTCTCGATCGTCGCCCGCGCCACCTTCATCCGCGTGTCGGTGGTCATGATCGCCGTGGCGAAGGTCTCGGCATGAGCCGCCGTCGCGCCCAGCGCCGCAGCCGCCGACGGCAGCGCGCCGATCAGCTTCTCCACCGGCAGCGGAACCCCGATGATCCCGGTCGAAGAAGGGAAGACCTCGTCGAAGATGCACCCGAACTGGTCGCCCGCCGCCTTGCAGCTCTCGAGACACGCCGCGATCCCCGGCTCACCGGTCGCGCAGTTGGCGTTGCCCGCGTTCACCAGCACCACGGAGACCCGTCCGCCCGTCGCCGCCAGGTGCCGCCGCCCCACCGTCACCGGCGCGGCCACCATCCGGTTGCGCGTAAACATCGCCGCCGCGTTCGCGCCCTTCGGAGCCCGCGCCACCGCAACATCCAGCTTGCCGCTGGCCTTGATCCCAGCCTTCACCGCGCCCCACTCGAACCCCCGTGGCAGCGCGCCCACCTGTTCTAAACTCTTATCCATTCCAATACTCTATAACCCGGATGTATCCTCAAGCCATGCTCCTCGAATCACTTCGTACCGCCGTACTCGAAGCCAATCTCGAATTGGTAAAACGTGGTCTGGTTCTGTACACATTTGGGAATGCCAGCGGCGTCGACCGCGAGCAGGGATTGGTCGTCATCAAACCCTCGGGCGTCGACTACGACGACCTGCGGCCCGAGCACATGGTCGTCACCGACCTGCACGGCAAGATTGTCGACGGCAACCTGAAGCCCTCGTCTGACCTCGACACCCACACGCTGCTCTACCGCGAGTTCCCGACCATCGGCGCGGTTGTCCACACGCACTCGGAGTTCGCCACCAGCTTTGCCCAGGCGGGGCTGCCCATTCCGGCACTCGGAACCACGCACGCCGATTACTTCTACGGCCCTGTCCCCTGCACGAAGCCACTAACTGACGAGGCCATCGCGGG
This is a stretch of genomic DNA from Granulicella sp. WH15. It encodes these proteins:
- a CDS encoding zinc-binding alcohol dehydrogenase family protein, which produces MNAAVVTTFTAPPSFTTFADPTPQQEEKLVKVLAAGLHPIVRSLANGSHYGSTGQFPFIPGVDGVGRLEDGTRVYFGGVRSPFGTMAELALASPAMCLTLPDALDDATCAGIANPAMSGWVALTARAKFVAGETVLILGATGSAGQMAVQIAKRLGAARVIAAGRNPQALEELKSLGADAVISLDQPHDALVENIRSEWAVNGVNVVLDYLWGPPAEAVFEAIAQKGLQHATSRVRHVQIGESAGRKISLPGSLLRSTALEILGSGFGSASFDQIRQAVTEFFAAAAVKPFHFEVKSAPLSDVAALWNTKEQGARLVFLP
- a CDS encoding AAA family ATPase, whose protein sequence is MRLIFIYGLPATGKLTVAQELSKRTGYKLFHNHLVVDLLLSTFEFGSAPFVELREEIWLSVFSQACRSQLPGLIFTFNPERTVRPKFVEQTVDIVTGYGGQVDFVELACPLDELKRRIDSPSRLQYRKLSSLPLFEKLQAAGEFDTSHMPKPSLTIDTSRNSPIEAAAQISGTLNLSFLSEVASGTPQKNQGGLKPDYSGF
- the argJ gene encoding bifunctional glutamate N-acetyltransferase/amino-acid acetyltransferase ArgJ; protein product: MDKSLEQVGALPRGFEWGAVKAGIKASGKLDVAVARAPKGANAAAMFTRNRMVAAPVTVGRRHLAATGGRVSVVLVNAGNANCATGEPGIAACLESCKAAGDQFGCIFDEVFPSSTGIIGVPLPVEKLIGALPSAAAALGATAAHAETFATAIMTTDTRMKVARATIETDDGPVYIFGAAKGAGMIYPQLGPPHATMLVYLFTDLVAQPTDLREMMEPAVESSFNSISIDGDTSTNDTVLLLASGASGVGLDERVSVAFANALRLVCGSLAHQIVDDGEGVGHVVTLQINGAASYADAKAVAQTIAHSPLCKTAWSSADPNWGRLLAAAGRSGVALDPAATRIWIGAEPVFENGVRSPLYNEAAAHQVMLAREYTITLDLGQGEASCTFLTCDLTEEYVKINADYST
- a CDS encoding L-ribulose-5-phosphate 4-epimerase translates to MLLESLRTAVLEANLELVKRGLVLYTFGNASGVDREQGLVVIKPSGVDYDDLRPEHMVVTDLHGKIVDGNLKPSSDLDTHTLLYREFPTIGAVVHTHSEFATSFAQAGLPIPALGTTHADYFYGPVPCTKPLTDEAIAGRYVHETGLAIVSRFAATPEHPAIDPLAVPACLVAGHAPFVWGKDAHDAAHNAVVLEAVARMAYRTLTLKSELDVVTQALLDRHYFRKHGPAATYGQ